One stretch of Hymenobacter chitinivorans DSM 11115 DNA includes these proteins:
- a CDS encoding D-alanyl-D-alanine carboxypeptidase, whose amino-acid sequence MLLLRPVYFLLLLLWSSAQPLACAQSSKPAAAPDSLKPGAAPLPWLDSLLTTAPALRQHQVGLSITDATTGEVVYGLNEARYFTPASVMKLFSFYTGLQLLGDSLPSLRYFSRHDTLFFQGTGDPTFLHGDVPSRRAYAFLARRPEHMLAYCDIATPPPYGPSWAWDDFNYYFQPERTAFPLYGNTVRFYASAPAPARGKVPARPQRVRVLPRPFAPLTGPATADEWAGHNPDQHVGRAQLDNRFTYFPAPKKWVDEVPYRTSRTLLLRLLGDTLRRAVVHTAWHPRPQDSIRTLPGLPVDSLYRRMLRVSDNFLAEQLLLMCATQLGPPRDSLSSWRVIRHARRTYFQTLPDKLPWVDGSGLSRLNLVTPRSLSALLVLLHQQVPEPRLLNLLAGGGGQGTLHYRYKDAQGPWFWGKTGTLTHTCNLAGYVRTRSGRLLAVTFLNNGIPGDDQPTRNEMQRILGQVRQRL is encoded by the coding sequence GTGCTGCTACTACGACCCGTCTACTTCCTGCTTCTGCTGCTCTGGAGCTCGGCTCAGCCCCTGGCCTGCGCCCAGAGCTCCAAGCCCGCCGCCGCGCCCGACAGCCTCAAGCCCGGCGCGGCCCCGCTGCCCTGGCTCGATTCCCTGCTGACCACCGCCCCGGCCCTGCGCCAGCACCAGGTGGGCCTGAGCATCACCGACGCCACCACGGGGGAAGTAGTGTACGGCCTCAACGAGGCCCGCTACTTTACCCCGGCCAGCGTGATGAAGCTCTTTAGCTTCTACACCGGCCTGCAATTGCTCGGCGACTCCCTGCCCAGCCTGCGCTACTTCAGCCGCCACGATACGCTGTTTTTCCAGGGCACCGGCGACCCGACCTTCCTGCACGGCGACGTGCCCTCGCGCCGGGCCTACGCCTTTCTGGCCCGCCGGCCCGAGCATATGTTGGCCTACTGCGACATTGCCACCCCGCCGCCCTACGGCCCCAGCTGGGCCTGGGACGACTTCAACTACTACTTTCAGCCCGAGCGCACGGCCTTTCCGTTGTACGGCAACACCGTGCGCTTCTACGCCAGTGCCCCGGCGCCGGCCCGCGGCAAAGTACCCGCCCGGCCCCAACGGGTGCGGGTGCTGCCCCGCCCCTTTGCCCCGCTCACCGGCCCCGCCACCGCCGACGAGTGGGCGGGTCACAACCCCGACCAGCACGTGGGCCGGGCCCAGCTCGATAACCGCTTTACCTACTTCCCGGCCCCCAAAAAGTGGGTGGATGAGGTGCCCTACCGCACCAGCCGCACCCTGCTGCTGCGCCTGCTCGGCGACACCCTGCGCCGGGCCGTGGTGCACACTGCCTGGCACCCCCGCCCCCAGGACTCCATCCGGACCCTGCCGGGCCTGCCCGTGGACTCGCTCTACCGCCGCATGCTGCGGGTGAGCGACAATTTCCTGGCCGAGCAGCTGCTGCTCATGTGCGCCACCCAGCTGGGGCCGCCCCGGGACTCGCTCAGCAGCTGGCGCGTGATTCGCCACGCCCGGCGCACCTACTTCCAGACCCTGCCCGACAAGCTGCCCTGGGTGGATGGCTCGGGCCTGTCCCGCCTCAACCTGGTCACGCCCCGCTCCCTGAGTGCCCTGCTGGTCTTGCTGCACCAGCAGGTACCCGAGCCCCGCCTGCTGAACCTGCTGGCCGGGGGCGGCGGCCAGGGCACCCTGCACTACCGCTACAAGGACGCCCAGGGCCCCTGGTTCTGGGGCAAGACCGGCACGCTGACCCACACCTGCAATCTGGCCGGCTACGTGCGCACCCGCAGCGGCCGCCTGCTGGCCGTCACGTTCCTTAACAACGGCATCCCCGGCGACGACCAGCCCACCCGCAACGAGATGCAGCGCATCCTGGGCCAGGTGCGGCAGCGGCTGTAG
- a CDS encoding SBBP repeat-containing protein, which produces MWYNHYSRLVSRTAGAWCLLCCLCVALPLRAQQVTEQWAAPYEGPGNTNSRVVVAVDNAGNSYVAGTVEGATPNSFKVVTIKYSPAGQQLWLREYNQGAAADIAVDNTGGVYVVGTNYTTGLRSFLTVRYDAATGAQSWVRLYHGLPGESSGGDYATALAVDKSGGVYVTGTSIRGRTTDYATVRYEAATGVETWGGGRTGGFRASAVDIAVDNAGSVYVTGTTNEIAGSSISIGSHPSTVCYDAATGAQRWSRGFGASRTFSSAAALAVDNTGGVYMTGILYEGALGGGYNTVRYEAATGVQSWVSRYDSPGGGDTDRPVGIAVDNAGGVYVTGSSHWTTASDCATVRYDAATGAQSWVSTYNSPDNGPDYGADLGVDAAGGVYVVCLSSKITSGAGSLVTLRYKAADGAVVWTTQKDGLFGNGRLAVDRNGNVLVAGVSNEVVASPRILTIKYSQGQCPVLADKAILGALTVPVGTSDSALALDSNSGATSFQWSIEGEQPVPFTGQGTAWVVPAWPATAGVYKVSVVYGGGAGCPQKTSVQYVAVYDLNAGFITGGGWVNSPQVAGYQYMSQATKASVELQARYAKNATAVTGSTRLTLDGVLVFTSAANTAARLVISGDKASYTGVGTLATYSGSRLTPDPRQFGFLVAATDGQAKRRTSPDKIRLKLWVLNADGSAGATVYDNQAGCGSAQLDENSEACTPLGGGSIVIHSGGKGEAPATTTAVAAVVRLSAYPTVVSDQATVAFVAEQEGQYELACYDVRGVLVRTLAAGTAHVGWLQQATFDAAGLPAGLYTIRLQAGTHSQHVRVLVQR; this is translated from the coding sequence ATGTGGTATAATCATTACTCCCGCTTAGTTTCCCGCACTGCCGGCGCCTGGTGCCTGCTGTGCTGCTTATGCGTCGCCTTGCCACTGCGGGCCCAGCAGGTTACCGAGCAGTGGGCGGCTCCCTACGAGGGTCCCGGAAACACGAATTCCAGGGTTGTGGTGGCGGTAGACAATGCCGGCAACAGCTACGTGGCCGGCACAGTGGAGGGTGCTACCCCAAACTCATTTAAGGTGGTGACAATAAAGTACTCGCCGGCCGGCCAGCAGCTGTGGCTAAGGGAGTACAACCAGGGCGCGGCCGCCGACATTGCCGTTGACAACACCGGCGGCGTCTACGTCGTGGGTACCAACTATACTACCGGCCTGCGTAGCTTCCTGACGGTGCGCTACGATGCCGCCACGGGTGCCCAGAGCTGGGTCCGCCTGTACCACGGCCTACCCGGCGAAAGCAGCGGCGGCGATTATGCTACTGCTCTCGCCGTGGATAAGAGCGGGGGCGTGTACGTCACGGGCACCAGCATCCGGGGGCGGACAACCGACTACGCGACGGTGCGCTATGAGGCCGCCACCGGGGTCGAAACCTGGGGCGGTGGCCGGACCGGCGGCTTTCGGGCCTCAGCCGTGGATATTGCCGTGGACAACGCCGGCAGCGTCTACGTGACGGGTACTACCAACGAAATTGCCGGTTCCAGCATCAGCATCGGGAGTCATCCCAGTACGGTTTGTTACGACGCGGCCACGGGCGCTCAGCGTTGGTCCCGCGGATTCGGTGCATCCCGCACCTTTTCCTCCGCCGCCGCCCTGGCGGTGGACAATACCGGCGGCGTCTACATGACGGGTATCCTCTACGAGGGCGCCCTGGGAGGAGGCTATAATACGGTGCGCTACGAGGCCGCAACCGGCGTCCAAAGCTGGGTCAGCAGATACGACAGCCCCGGGGGCGGCGATACCGACCGGCCCGTGGGCATTGCCGTGGACAATGCCGGCGGCGTCTACGTGACCGGCAGCAGCCACTGGACGACGGCTAGCGACTGCGCGACGGTGCGCTACGATGCCGCAACGGGGGCGCAAAGCTGGGTCAGTACGTATAACAGCCCCGATAACGGCCCCGACTATGGTGCGGATCTCGGGGTAGATGCTGCCGGTGGAGTGTACGTGGTCTGCCTCAGCAGCAAAATCACGTCGGGGGCGGGCAGCCTGGTCACCCTGCGCTACAAGGCAGCCGATGGCGCGGTGGTGTGGACCACCCAAAAGGATGGCTTATTCGGGAACGGGAGGCTGGCCGTGGACCGGAACGGCAACGTCCTGGTGGCGGGCGTTAGCAATGAGGTCGTGGCCAGCCCCAGAATCCTGACCATTAAATATAGCCAGGGCCAGTGCCCGGTCCTGGCGGACAAGGCCATTCTGGGTGCCCTGACCGTGCCGGTGGGCACTTCCGACTCGGCCCTGGCCCTGGACAGCAACAGCGGGGCCACTTCCTTTCAGTGGAGCATCGAGGGGGAGCAGCCCGTGCCCTTCACCGGGCAGGGCACCGCCTGGGTTGTGCCCGCCTGGCCGGCCACGGCGGGGGTGTATAAAGTCAGCGTGGTGTACGGCGGCGGGGCCGGCTGCCCCCAGAAAACCAGCGTGCAGTACGTAGCGGTCTACGACCTCAACGCGGGCTTTATAACGGGTGGCGGCTGGGTGAATTCCCCGCAAGTAGCCGGCTACCAGTATATGAGCCAGGCCACCAAAGCCAGCGTTGAGCTGCAGGCCAGGTATGCCAAAAACGCCACTGCGGTGACGGGCAGCACCCGGCTGACCCTCGACGGCGTGTTGGTCTTCACCAGTGCCGCCAATACGGCAGCCCGGCTGGTTATTTCCGGCGACAAAGCCAGCTACACCGGCGTGGGCACCCTGGCTACGTACAGCGGCTCCCGGCTGACCCCCGACCCCCGGCAGTTTGGCTTCCTGGTAGCCGCTACCGACGGCCAAGCCAAGCGCCGCACCAGCCCCGACAAGATTCGCCTGAAGCTGTGGGTCCTCAACGCGGATGGTAGCGCGGGGGCTACGGTGTACGATAACCAGGCCGGCTGCGGCAGTGCCCAGCTGGATGAAAACAGCGAAGCCTGCACCCCACTGGGCGGCGGCTCCATCGTCATTCACTCGGGTGGCAAAGGTGAGGCGCCTGCAACTACCACTGCCGTGGCGGCGGTGGTCCGGCTGTCGGCCTACCCCACGGTGGTGTCCGACCAGGCCACCGTGGCATTTGTGGCCGAGCAGGAGGGCCAGTACGAACTGGCCTGCTACGACGTACGCGGGGTGCTGGTGCGCACCTTAGCCGCCGGTACGGCCCACGTCGGCTGGCTTCAGCAGGCCACCTTTGATGCCGCCGGTTTGCCGGCCGGCCTCTACACCATCCGGCTGCAGGCGGGGACTCACTCCCAGCACGTGCGGGTGCTGGTGCAACGCTAA
- a CDS encoding winged helix-turn-helix transcriptional regulator: MTNYDHSQCALTMQGLRHALLVVNGKWKLQIIVALSSGTRHFRALERSVPGISTKVLAKELKDLEAHQFITRTVHPGPPVLVEYHVLPYARTLDPVIEVLKVWGMQHQQRLDAGAGEAK, translated from the coding sequence ATGACCAACTACGACCACTCCCAATGCGCCCTGACGATGCAGGGCCTGCGCCACGCCCTGCTGGTTGTCAACGGAAAGTGGAAGCTCCAGATAATCGTGGCGCTGAGCTCGGGGACCCGGCATTTTCGCGCGTTGGAGCGCAGCGTGCCGGGTATCTCCACCAAAGTGCTGGCCAAGGAGCTAAAGGACCTGGAAGCCCATCAGTTCATTACCCGCACGGTGCACCCGGGCCCACCCGTACTCGTGGAGTACCACGTCTTGCCCTACGCCCGCACCCTGGACCCGGTGATTGAGGTCTTAAAGGTGTGGGGCATGCAGCACCAGCAGCGCTTAGACGCGGGGGCTGGGGAAGCAAAGTAA
- a CDS encoding FMN-dependent NADH-azoreductase, with translation MQILQIISSAQGANSFSTRLSQGIIDKLLAAEPGSRVVVRDVAAQPFPHLEEAHLQAYLTPTEGRSPEQQQAVQHSDEAIAQVMAADVLVIGVPFYNFSIPSSLKSWLDHLTRAGITFRYTPTGPEGLITGKKVYLAVASGGIYSDGPMQAYDFATPYLRLVLRFLGLTDVTLARVEGVKLPDFQATALQKGIDSVAV, from the coding sequence ATGCAGATTCTGCAAATCATTTCCAGCGCCCAGGGCGCCAACTCCTTCAGCACCCGCCTCAGCCAGGGCATCATCGACAAGCTCCTGGCCGCCGAGCCCGGCAGCCGCGTCGTAGTGCGCGACGTGGCCGCCCAGCCGTTTCCCCACCTCGAAGAAGCCCACCTGCAGGCCTACCTCACGCCCACCGAAGGCCGCTCGCCCGAGCAGCAGCAAGCCGTGCAGCACTCCGATGAAGCCATTGCCCAGGTAATGGCCGCCGACGTGCTCGTCATCGGGGTGCCGTTCTACAATTTCAGCATTCCCTCCTCGCTCAAATCGTGGCTCGACCACCTTACCCGGGCGGGCATCACCTTCCGCTATACCCCCACCGGCCCCGAGGGGCTGATTACGGGCAAGAAGGTGTACCTGGCCGTGGCCAGCGGCGGTATCTACTCCGACGGCCCCATGCAGGCCTATGATTTTGCCACGCCCTACCTGCGCCTCGTGCTACGGTTCCTGGGGCTCACCGACGTCACCCTGGCCCGGGTCGAAGGCGTCAAGCTGCCCGACTTCCAGGCTACCGCCCTGCAAAAGGGCATCGACAGCGTAGCGGTGTAA
- a CDS encoding endonuclease domain-containing protein — protein MELAGAGHFEPDQAEYDQGRSGILAELGYRVLRFSNEQALHETEQVLQAIKAQL, from the coding sequence GTGGAGCTGGCCGGCGCCGGCCACTTCGAACCCGACCAAGCCGAATACGACCAGGGCCGCTCCGGAATTCTGGCCGAGCTAGGCTACCGCGTCCTGCGCTTCTCCAACGAGCAGGCCCTCCACGAAACCGAACAGGTCCTGCAAGCCATCAAAGCCCAGCTATAA
- a CDS encoding methyltransferase family protein: protein MQTLRDALQQAGQPQTAAQLAARFKRLKPEKVEPLLATLAALSLIRHTEEGYAV from the coding sequence ATGCAAACCCTGCGCGACGCCCTCCAGCAAGCCGGCCAGCCCCAAACCGCCGCCCAGCTCGCCGCCCGCTTCAAGCGCCTCAAGCCCGAGAAAGTCGAGCCCCTGCTCGCCACCCTGGCCGCGCTGAGCCTGATTCGCCACACCGAGGAAGGCTACGCCGTGTAG
- a CDS encoding helix-turn-helix transcriptional regulator: MARALSNSIPSNSLAMAIRTHFGLTQAELGRYLGVNAQQIGNIEAGRRSATPLATLRLARLARLLPPPEGFGSAAPKAAYSPPAVPAALFGPEQALPGPLAAAALLKRQRQCARRIVLLRRDLHVLGGRSEAQERRRWALAVLPTALTFSATDLAPPAEQEHLARWLAELAAALPPAPALRPDPATALALLLVRLAAAEAEAATLAQLLTKAA, from the coding sequence ATGGCCCGCGCTCTTAGCAACTCCATCCCGTCTAATAGCCTGGCAATGGCCATTCGGACTCATTTTGGGCTTACCCAGGCTGAGCTGGGGCGCTACCTGGGCGTGAATGCTCAACAGATCGGCAATATCGAGGCCGGCCGCCGCTCGGCCACGCCCCTGGCCACGCTGCGCCTGGCGCGGCTGGCCCGGCTGCTGCCCCCACCCGAGGGCTTTGGGTCGGCGGCCCCGAAGGCGGCCTACTCACCACCGGCGGTGCCGGCGGCGTTGTTTGGCCCGGAGCAGGCTCTGCCCGGCCCGCTGGCGGCCGCGGCGCTGCTGAAACGGCAGCGGCAGTGCGCCCGCCGCATTGTGCTGCTGCGCCGTGATTTGCACGTGCTCGGCGGGCGGTCCGAGGCGCAGGAGCGCCGCCGGTGGGCCCTGGCCGTGCTTCCCACGGCCCTCACTTTCTCCGCTACCGACCTGGCCCCGCCCGCCGAGCAGGAGCACCTGGCCCGCTGGCTGGCCGAGCTGGCCGCCGCCCTGCCCCCGGCTCCCGCCCTGCGGCCTGATCCGGCCACGGCCCTGGCCCTGCTGCTGGTGCGGCTGGCGGCCGCCGAGGCCGAAGCCGCTACCCTGGCGCAACTGCTCACCAAAGCCGCCTGA